One region of Mesobacillus boroniphilus genomic DNA includes:
- a CDS encoding DUF4349 domain-containing protein, translating into MLKKMIFMSLLFVLILAGCSGGMSQDESKMSADGDSNTSMENVSHDEVGFSEDNSAGEESKEEGQASQEIDESASQRMVIYNAEMDIRVESFEKARNALENKAKEYKGYIVQSNSNRYDGEQQSGTMTFRIPQEHFHAFLNDAEGLSVQVNNRHVSGQDVTEEYVDLESRLKSKKAVEARLLDFMKQAQKTEDLLKISSDLADVQEQIEQIAGRKKFLENQTALSTVTISLQENEVPVPKIDNDSLNTWQKIKKQFADNINILLAAGSGIIVFLIGNLPILLLVGAIVAAIIYFVRKKAGPRQNNNIDSNS; encoded by the coding sequence TTGTTGAAAAAAATGATTTTCATGAGTCTTTTGTTCGTTCTTATTCTTGCAGGCTGCAGCGGAGGCATGTCACAGGATGAAAGTAAAATGAGTGCTGATGGTGATAGCAATACTAGCATGGAAAATGTTAGTCATGATGAAGTTGGTTTTTCAGAGGATAATAGTGCTGGAGAAGAATCAAAAGAAGAGGGTCAAGCCAGCCAAGAGATAGATGAATCAGCTTCTCAGCGGATGGTCATCTATAATGCTGAAATGGATATCAGAGTGGAGAGCTTTGAAAAAGCGCGCAATGCTCTTGAGAATAAAGCAAAAGAGTACAAGGGATATATTGTACAATCTAATTCAAATCGTTATGATGGCGAACAGCAAAGTGGCACAATGACGTTCAGGATTCCCCAGGAGCATTTTCATGCGTTCCTGAATGATGCTGAGGGTCTTTCAGTGCAAGTTAATAATCGGCACGTAAGCGGGCAGGACGTTACAGAGGAGTATGTTGACCTGGAATCTCGATTGAAATCAAAGAAGGCTGTCGAAGCGAGGCTGCTGGATTTCATGAAGCAGGCGCAAAAAACTGAGGATCTTTTGAAGATTTCATCTGATTTAGCAGATGTCCAGGAACAGATTGAACAAATTGCGGGCAGGAAGAAGTTCCTCGAAAACCAGACAGCACTTTCGACTGTAACAATCTCCCTGCAAGAAAATGAAGTGCCAGTCCCGAAAATAGATAATGACAGCTTGAACACCTGGCAGAAGATAAAAAAGCAATTTGCTGATAACATCAACATCTTGCTGGCAGCAGGTTCAGGTATCATAGTATTCCTGATTGGCAATCTCCCTATCCTCTTATTAGTAGGTGCGATTGTGGCTGCCATCATATACTTTGTTAGAAAGAAGGCAGGGCCAAGACAAAATAACAATATTGATTCCAATAGCTAA
- a CDS encoding ABC transporter ATP-binding protein, which produces MSKKRNSQVLKRFHYSTDQIIDKPFNWKQMVRLFGYMLPYKKKLVPLSIAMVLITTAVRLAIPILIGIYTLDRAVKNKDATMLLWLVAIIGGLYTASYIANIFRIRWMNQLGQNVIYDLRKHLFTHVQNLSHRFFDQRSAGSILVRIMNDINSLQELFTNGVINLLMDIVLLVGIFFILFSLSPQLTLAIMIILPIMFLISTKLRKNIRRSWQDVRMKQSKLNSHLNESIQGIRVTQSFTQEKENMAFFDGVNDETFQSWKSASQKNAMFRPMVELTNALGTAVLIWYGASLIQNGTISIGVFVSFAFYLGMFWEPISRLGQVYNQLLMGMASSERIFEFLDEKPIVSEADHPVELEDMRGEVKFEKVVFSYDDKRTALKGISLEMKAGQTVALVGHTGSGKTTIANLISRFYDPTSGRVLVDDHDLKEVSIGSLRQHISIVLQDTFIFSGTIYDNILFGRPDATEEEVMAAAEAVGAAEFIKKLPNGYQTEVEERGNILSVGERQLLSFARALLANPRILIMDEATASIDTETEMKIQKALKTLLKGRTAIIIAHRLSTIREADNIFVLENGMIIEKGNHQQLMQLEGEYHDLVKAQFNMLDAV; this is translated from the coding sequence TTGAGTAAGAAAAGAAACTCTCAAGTTTTGAAAAGGTTCCATTATTCTACTGACCAGATTATTGACAAACCTTTTAACTGGAAACAGATGGTAAGACTTTTCGGTTATATGCTTCCATACAAGAAAAAGCTCGTTCCGCTGTCGATTGCTATGGTATTAATCACGACAGCAGTAAGGCTGGCAATCCCAATTTTAATTGGGATTTACACGCTTGACAGAGCTGTTAAAAACAAAGACGCCACCATGCTTTTATGGCTCGTCGCGATCATAGGAGGGTTATATACAGCTTCCTATATCGCAAATATTTTCAGAATCCGATGGATGAACCAATTGGGCCAAAATGTCATATATGATTTGCGCAAGCACTTATTCACCCATGTGCAAAATCTTTCTCATCGCTTTTTTGACCAGCGTTCAGCTGGTTCCATACTCGTGCGGATCATGAATGATATCAATTCCCTCCAGGAATTGTTCACCAACGGTGTCATCAACTTATTGATGGACATCGTTCTGCTGGTCGGTATCTTTTTTATCTTGTTCTCGCTAAGTCCGCAGCTTACACTTGCAATCATGATTATATTACCGATCATGTTCTTGATCTCAACAAAGCTGAGGAAAAACATCAGACGCTCCTGGCAGGATGTGCGCATGAAGCAATCCAAGTTAAATTCCCACCTGAATGAAAGTATCCAGGGAATTAGGGTTACACAATCTTTTACGCAGGAAAAGGAAAATATGGCGTTTTTTGATGGGGTCAACGATGAGACCTTCCAGAGCTGGAAGTCAGCTTCACAGAAAAATGCGATGTTCCGTCCGATGGTTGAATTGACCAATGCACTTGGAACAGCTGTCTTGATTTGGTATGGAGCGAGTTTAATCCAAAATGGAACGATCTCTATTGGTGTATTCGTCTCATTTGCCTTTTATCTTGGTATGTTCTGGGAACCGATTTCAAGGCTGGGTCAGGTGTACAATCAGTTATTGATGGGGATGGCTTCATCGGAACGTATCTTTGAGTTTCTTGATGAGAAGCCCATCGTTTCTGAGGCTGATCATCCGGTCGAACTGGAGGATATGCGAGGAGAAGTCAAATTTGAAAAAGTGGTCTTTTCATATGATGACAAGCGAACGGCGCTTAAAGGGATCAGCCTTGAAATGAAGGCTGGCCAGACAGTTGCCCTCGTTGGTCATACTGGATCTGGTAAGACGACAATCGCCAATTTAATCAGCAGGTTCTATGATCCCACATCCGGAAGGGTATTGGTTGACGATCATGACCTAAAAGAAGTTTCAATAGGCAGTCTAAGGCAGCATATTAGTATTGTCTTGCAGGATACCTTTATTTTTTCTGGAACTATTTACGATAATATTCTTTTTGGAAGGCCGGATGCGACAGAGGAAGAAGTGATGGCTGCTGCTGAAGCTGTAGGGGCAGCCGAGTTCATAAAGAAGCTGCCTAATGGTTATCAAACAGAGGTGGAAGAGAGGGGAAATATCCTTTCAGTCGGTGAAAGACAGCTTCTCTCATTCGCAAGGGCATTGCTGGCCAATCCAAGAATCCTGATCATGGATGAAGCAACGGCAAGTATCGATACAGAAACAGAAATGAAAATCCAAAAGGCCCTGAAGACCCTGTTAAAAGGCAGAACGGCAATCATCATTGCCCACAGACTGTCGACCATCAGGGAAGCGGATAACATCTTTGTGCTCGAGAATGGAATGATCATCGAGAAAGGCAATCATCAACAGCTGATGCAACTCGAGGGTGAATACCACGACCTTGTCAAAGCGCAATTCAATATGCTTGATGCAGTGTAG